A stretch of the Aegilops tauschii subsp. strangulata cultivar AL8/78 chromosome 4, Aet v6.0, whole genome shotgun sequence genome encodes the following:
- the LOC109772816 gene encoding uncharacterized protein, translated as MPRVLSRSPPSHRRRRSPSPRYGGRRRSPSPRYGSRRIRRDRSRSPYSSRRKSRSPSRWDRSQSPIPRRRKSPPSPRRHRRRRSRSSSSSLVNNSSPSHGSEQNSLIEKQRKEEEKKRRQKEAELKLLEEELARRVEEAVRKNVEECLNSEEVKDEIKRRVEEGIKKLFDEVDAQLQKEKQAALHEARQKVEQERKEREELDRMIEENRRKVEESQRREAQEQHQKEMERYLELERIQKQREEALRRKKIEEEEERAKQMRY; from the exons ATGCCGCGCGTGTTGTCTCGTTCCCCGCCGTCCCACCGACGGCGGCGCTCCCCATCGCCGCGGTACGGCGGCAGGCGGCGCTCCCCGTCGCCGCGGTATGGCAGCAGGCGGATCCGACGAGATCGCAGCCGCTCCCCTTACTCCTCCCG GAGAAAAAGCCGGTCTCCTTCTAGATGGGACAGGAGCCAGTCCCCAATTCCTAGGAGGCGTAAAAGCCCTCCATCACCGAGGAGACATAGAAGACGGAGAAGCCGGAGCAGCTCAAGTTCTCTTGTAAATAACTCCAGCCCAAGTCATGGATCCGAACAGAACAGTTTAATTGAAAAACAaaggaaggaagaagaaaagaaaag ACGCCAAAAGGAAGCTGAACTTAAGTTGTTGGAAGAGGAGCTTGCTAGGAGAGTTGAAGAAGCTGTTAGGAAAAATGTTGAGGAGTGTCTGAACTCTGAGGAAGTAAAAGATGAAATAAAACGCCGAGTTGAGGAAGGTATCAAAAAGTTATTTGATGAGGTTGATGCTCAGCTACAAAAAGAAAAGCAAGCAGCTCTCCATGAAGCCAGGCAGAAAGTA GAGCaagaaaggaaggagagggaggagttGGATAGGATGATCGAGGAGAACCGGAGGAAAGTAGAGGAATCTCAAAGGAGAGAAGCTCAGGAGCAGCATCAGAAAGAGATGGAGCGATATTTGGAGCTGGAACGGATCCAAAAGCAGAGAGAAGAAGCCTTACGCAGAAAAAAGAttgaagaggaggaagaaagagCTAAGCAGATGAGATATTAG